The following coding sequences are from one Vidua chalybeata isolate OUT-0048 unplaced genomic scaffold, bVidCha1 merged haplotype W_reject_10, whole genome shotgun sequence window:
- the LOC128783119 gene encoding serine/threonine-protein kinase pim-1-like: MPTSVSVSVPEHPHLIYLLVVSVLLISPTLEDIGIYMADFHSPADAASRKAPLGGAAPCPPLPVPPRSRLRRALSVLAVAPLEVPLALVLAEQRAPPLVSSAAGPEPPQPGAARQAAARRALGLAGQKSGSAVPPARAEKPPLEQLYREGPLLGSGGCGSVYSGTRLADGAPVAIKRVCRDRIPEWARLHNGALVPLELALLWMVSCPGFRGVVRLLDWFELPDGFALVMERPQRCQDLWDFLHERGFLTEPVARGLFRQVLEAVRHCTSRGVLHRDIKAENVLVDLATGEAKLIDFGCGTILQDTFYTRMSGTPEYSPPEWILFGCYHGQPATIWSLGILLYDLLCGHLPFQTNEDIVRGQLFFPPWVSQECQHLIRWCLSMDPADRPSLEDLLEHSWLQEPCLAQETAEIHPCAQ, encoded by the exons ATGCCGACCTCGGTCTCAGTCTCGGTCCCAGAGCACCCCCA cctgatctacctgctcgTTGTTTCGGTGCTCCTCATTAGCCCGACTCTTGAGGACATTGGCATCTACATGGCAGACTTCCACAG cccggctgATGCCGCGTCCCGCAAGGCGCCCctcggcggggccgccccgtgCCCGCCCCTGCCCGTCCCGCCGCGGAGCCGCCTCCGCCGGGCTCTCTCCGTACTGGCTGTGGCGCCGCTGGAAGTGCCGCTCGCTCTGGTGCTGGCGGAGCAGCGCG CTCCGCCGCTCGTCAGCTcggccgccggccccgagccgccgcAGCCCGGGGCGGCTCGGCAAGCAGCAGCGCGCCGGGCGCTCGGCTTGGCGGGGCAGAAGAGCGGGAGCGCGGTGCCGCCCGCACGGGCGGAGAAgcctcccctggagcagctctacCGGGAGGGCCCGCTGCTGGGGAGCGGCGGCTGCGGCAGCGTTTACTCCGGGACCCGGCTCGCCGACGGCGCCCCG GTGGCCATCAAGCGAGTGTGCCGCGATCGCATCCCGGAGTGGGCGCGGCTG CACAACGGCGCCCTggtgcccctggagctggcGCTGCTGTGGATGGTGTCGTGCCCTGGCTTCCGCGGCGTCGTGCGGCTCCTGGACTGGTTCGAGCTGCCCGACGGCTTCGCGCTGGTCATGGAGCGTCCGCAGCGCTGTCAGGACCTCTGGGACTTCCTGCACGAGCGGGGGTTCCTGACGGAGCCCGTGGCGCGGGGGCTGTtccgccaggtgctggaggccgtgcggCACTGCACCAGCCGCGGCGTCCTGCACCGCGACATCAAGGCCGAGAACGTCCTCGTCGACCTGGCCACGGGCGAGGCGAAGCTCATCGACTTCGGCTGCGGCACGATCCTCCAGGACACGTTCTACACCCGGATGTCAG GAACGCCGGAGTACAGCCCACCGGAGTGGATCCTCTTTGGCTGCTACCATGGCCAGCCAGCCaccatctggtccctgggcatcctgctcTATGACCTGCTCTGCGGGCACCTTCCTTTCCAGACAAACGAGGACATCGTCCGGGGCCAGCTCTTCTTCCCGCCCTGGGTGTCTCAAG AGTGCCAGCACCTCATCAGGTGGTGTTTATCCATGGACCCCGCAGACAGGCCATCACTGGAAGATCTTCTTGAGCAttcttggctgcaggagccctgcctggcccaggagacagcagagatccatccctgtgctcagtag
- the LOC128783077 gene encoding zinc finger protein 134-like, whose product MESREDKSPWQNLVEEAVLSGSMAQEPNGEEKPQRCHTRRGCKRRSRGSEEERPSLGWGGGQRWSQSSELVAHEQLRDGEKPQKCSECGKSFRKSFNLLCHQRIHTGERPYECLECGKGFSHRSDLIVHQSFHTRERPYECPECGKRFHTSSHLLVHQRIHTEERPFCCPNCRMGFKHNSTLVTHRRIHTAERPYECPQCGKSFSARSFFTRHQRRHR is encoded by the coding sequence atggagagcagggaggacaaATCCCCGTGGCAGAACCTTGTGGAAGAGGCCGTTTTGAGCGGCTCCATGGCGCAGGAACCCaatggggaggaaaagccccagagatGCCACacgaggaggggctgcaaacgCAGATCACGGggatctgaggaggaaagacccagcctgggctggggaggcGGCCAGAGATGGAGCCAGAGCTCGGAGCTGGTGGCCCATGAGCAGCTCCGGGATGGGGAGAAGCCCCAGAAGTGCTcagagtgtgggaagagcttcaggaaGAGTTTCAATCTGCTCTgccaccagaggatccacactggggaacgaCCCTATgagtgcttggaatgtgggaaaGGCTTCAGCCACAGGTCCGATCTGATTGTCCACCAGAGTTTCCACACcagggagaggccctacgagtgtcccgagtgtgggaagaggtttcacACCAGCTCCCATCTCCTTGTACATCAGCGGATTCACACggaggagaggcccttctgctgccccaACTGCAGGATGGGCTTCAAGCACAACTCCACCCTCGTCACccaccggcgcatccacaccgcggagaggccctacgagtgtccccagtgtgggaagagcttctcagCCCGCTCGTTCTTTACCCGACACCAACGGAGGCACCGCTGA
- the LOC128783062 gene encoding zinc finger protein with KRAB and SCAN domains 1-like isoform X2, with protein MPWDSQAEQELRMESREDKSPRHNLVEEAVLSGSTVQEPNGEEKPRRCCRRRGCKRRSRGSEEERPSLGRGGGRRWSQSSELVVHEQLQDGEKPHRCLECGKSFRYSSQLILHRRIHTGERPYECSECGKGCKTSSDLLKHYWSHTEERPFCCPDCGKEFKQKSNLVRHQRTHTGERPYECGQCGKRFTLSSSLIQHQDSCHQRPCPDLIPSAGAATTMGEVRKAGSEMSL; from the exons atgccctgggacagccaggcag agcaggagctgaggatggagagcagggaggacaaATCCCCGCGGCACAACCTCGTGGAAGAGGCCGTTTTGAGCGGCTCCACAGTGCAGGAACCCAACGGGGAGGAAAAGCCCCGgagatgctgcaggaggaggggctgcaaacgCAGATCACGGggatctgaggaggaaagacccaGCCTGGGCCGGGGAGGCGGCCGGAGATGGagccagagctcagagctggtggtccatgagcagctccaggatggggagAAGCCCCACAGGTGcttggagtgtgggaagagcttcaggtaCAGCTCCCAGCTGATCCTGCACCggaggatccacactggggagaggccctacgagtgttcTGAGTGTGGGAAGGGGTGTAAGACCAGCTCCGATCTCCTCAAGCACTATTGGagtcacacagaggagaggcccttctgctgccccgACTGTGGGAAGGAATTCAAGCAGAAGTCAAACCTCGTCAGGCACCagaggacccacactggggagaggccctacgagtgtggaCAGTGTGGGAAGAGATTcaccctgagctccagcctgatccagcaccag GACAGCTGCCACCAAAGACCCTGCCCTGATTTAAttcccagtgcaggagctgcaacaACCATGGGTGAAGTTAGgaaggctggcagtgaaatgtcactgtag
- the LOC128783062 gene encoding zinc finger protein 239-like isoform X1 codes for MPWDSQAEQELRMESREDKSPRHNLVEEAVLSGSTVQEPNGEEKPRRCCRRRGCKRRSRGSEEERPSLGRGGGRRWSQSSELVVHEQLQDGEKPHRCLECGKSFRYSSQLILHRRIHTGERPYECSECGKGCKTSSDLLKHYWSHTEERPFCCPDCGKEFKQKSNLVRHQRTHTGERPYECGQCGKRFTLSSSLIQHQVRHTGERPYECSKCGKRFKSSSDLLKHYRVHTEERPFCCPDCGKGFRRNSHLICHRRIHTGERPYECPQCGKSFSQSSTLTQHQRRHR; via the exons atgccctgggacagccaggcag agcaggagctgaggatggagagcagggaggacaaATCCCCGCGGCACAACCTCGTGGAAGAGGCCGTTTTGAGCGGCTCCACAGTGCAGGAACCCAACGGGGAGGAAAAGCCCCGgagatgctgcaggaggaggggctgcaaacgCAGATCACGGggatctgaggaggaaagacccaGCCTGGGCCGGGGAGGCGGCCGGAGATGGagccagagctcagagctggtggtccatgagcagctccaggatggggagAAGCCCCACAGGTGcttggagtgtgggaagagcttcaggtaCAGCTCCCAGCTGATCCTGCACCggaggatccacactggggagaggccctacgagtgttcTGAGTGTGGGAAGGGGTGTAAGACCAGCTCCGATCTCCTCAAGCACTATTGGagtcacacagaggagaggcccttctgctgccccgACTGTGGGAAGGAATTCAAGCAGAAGTCAAACCTCGTCAGGCACCagaggacccacactggggagaggccctacgagtgtggaCAGTGTGGGAAGAGATTcaccctgagctccagcctgatccagcaccaggtgcgccacactggggagaggccctatgAGTGTTCcaagtgtgggaagaggtttaAGAGCAGCTCTGATCTCCTCAAGCACTATCGGGTTCACACggaggagaggcccttctgctgccctgactgtGGGAAGGGATTCAGGAGGAACTCCCACCTCATCTGCCATAGgcgcatccacactggggagaggccctacgagtgtccccagtgtgggaagagcttctcacaGAGCTCTACCTTGACCCAACACCAACGGAGGCACCGGTAA
- the LOC128783033 gene encoding uncharacterized protein LOC128783033 isoform X2: MGNVKDLNLITIVMHNNQIYIRQEWKEYKTWQLQGVMGEKISIGCRMVNKTAYSKATSISVQIGQTDKQERVCTHPSVQDCWHNFTLTQTAEVVCLWGKNTEGLSFKFIINAVAQSTTVYTTTTTTTRAQPPVMLTPKIFEVGPYIIRKTGQQQILFNPAWSLKQVKLLMQNNVSEIQPACSPFLQTSFQGWTTWLRQWNPPKNRVQRDITGVVGTGLGILNSIDSEVLMNKLASTTKDLTKIQQPLQSSLSALGTHQWLLSNILPNWEKINVNDSKLIIDALNATQSNVSLALSCIQAQLWMQSVAASIIREGEEGTFPTEIRKIVWDSATDFERDFQSWWNLVNFTYDPNTNTATAFVLTISNASVHLIFPIIALGLNHDGATFYPSEHREWARQINDKWQTVNLESCTIREQLGFICEGNAIIAQDICLDTEQNICHFDIHPNETSETVLVHTGNGCACFGTTCDTVFIESTVVDTKNHSNFCACNFTKIAGCDFSFVAPVTLHELLESNLTLIHKLLPTPIGMNLTLVKQLLLHQDLIEILGKIKENGQKTLFFCFLFPFLFLFSFPWDCCQHLTSPEDSTTTPWNPADEDLSRAIVSHGVV; this comes from the exons ATGGGAAATGTAAAAGATTTAAACCTAATAACTATTGTCATGCATAATAATCAGATATACATCAGGCAAGAATGGAAAGAATACAAAACCTGGCAACTTCAAGGGGTAATGGGGGAGAAAATTAGCATAGGATGCCGAATGGTTAACAAAACTGCTTATAGTAAGGCAACCTCAATCAGTGTTCAAATAGGTCAAACAGACAAGCAGGAGAGAgtctgcacgcacccaagcgtacaggattgttggcacaattttacactaacacagactgcagaagtggtttgtttatggggaaaaaacaccgaagggctttcttttaagtttataataaatgctgtagcccaatctactacggtttataccaccaccactaccaccactcgagcccagccaccagttatgcttaccccgaaaatttttgaagttggaccatatataatcaggaaaactggccaacaacagatattatttaatccggcatggtctcttaaacaagtcaaattgctgatgcaaaacaatgtctcagaaatacaaccagcttgttcaccctttttgcaaacctcttttcagggttggacaacctggctgcgacagtggaaccctcctaaaaaccGGGTGcaaagagacataactggtgtcGTGGGAACGGGACTGGGAATCCTAAATAGTATTGATTCAgaagtattaatgaataaattggcctCCACGACTAAAGATTTAACCAAAAtacagcagccactgcaatcgtccttatcggccttgggaacacatcagtggttgctatcaaacattctaccaaattgggaaaagataaatgtaaatGATAGCAAATTGAtaattgatgcacttaatgccacacaaagcaacgtttccttagctcttagctgtatccaggctcaattatggatgcagtcagttgctgcctcaattataagagaaggtgaagaaggcacttttcctactgaaattaggaaaatagtctgggacagtgccactgactttgaaagagatttccaatcctggtggaatttagtgaattttacctatgaccctaacacaaacacagccacagcatttgtgttgaccataagtaatgcctcggtgcatttgatattccctatcattgcactaggattaaatcatgacggagccactttctatccttctgaacatagagaatgggcccgtcaaattaatgacaaatggcaaactgtcaatttagagtcctgtactatccgagaacaactagggtttatctgtgaaggtaatgcaattatagctcaagatatctgtttagacacagaacaaaatatctgtcattttgacattcatcctaacgagacttctgaaacagtccttgtacaTACAGGCAATGGGTGTGCCTGCTTTGGAACcacttgtgatactgtgtttatagaaagtacagtagtagatactaaaaatcattcaaatttttgtgcttgcaactttactaaaattgcaggatgtgatttttcttttgtagctccagttaccttacatgaacttttagaatccaatctcacgttgattcacaagctattgcctactcccattgggatgaaccttactttggtaaagcaactattacttcatcaagatctaatagagatcctaggaaaaatcaaggagaatggacagaaaactctg tttttctgttttctctttcctttcctttttctcttctcttttccctgggattgctgccaacacttgacgagtcctgaagactccacgacgacaccatggaaccctgctgatgaagatctttcgagggcaatcgtcagtcacggggtggtgtaa
- the LOC128783033 gene encoding uncharacterized protein LOC128783033 isoform X3, producing MGNVKDLNLITIVMHNNQIYIRQEWKEYKTWQLQGVMGEKISIGCRMVNKTAYSKATSISVQIGQTDKQERVCTHPSVQDCWHNFTLTQTAEVVCLWGKNTEGLSFKFIINAVAQSTTVYTTTTTTTRAQPPVMLTPKIFEVGPYIIRKTGQQQILFNPAWSLKQVKLLMQNNVSEIQPACSPFLQTSFQGWTTWLRQWNPPKNRVQRDITGVVGTGLGILNSIDSEVLMNKLASTTKDLTKIQQPLQSSLSALGTHQWLLSNILPNWEKINVNDSKLIIDALNATQSNVSLALSCIQAQLWMQSVAASIIREGEEGTFPTEIRKIVWDSATDFERDFQSWWNLVNFTYDPNTNTATAFVLTISNASVHLIFPIIALGLNHDGATFYPSEHREWARQINDKWQTVNLESCTIREQLGFICEGNAIIAQDICLDTEQNICHFDIHPNETSETVLVHTGNGCACFGTTCDTVFIESTVVDTKNHSNFCACNFTKIAGCDFSFVAPVTLHELLESNLTLIHKLLPTPIGMNLTLVKQLLLHQDLIEILGKIKENGQKTLS from the exons ATGGGAAATGTAAAAGATTTAAACCTAATAACTATTGTCATGCATAATAATCAGATATACATCAGGCAAGAATGGAAAGAATACAAAACCTGGCAACTTCAAGGGGTAATGGGGGAGAAAATTAGCATAGGATGCCGAATGGTTAACAAAACTGCTTATAGTAAGGCAACCTCAATCAGTGTTCAAATAGGTCAAACAGACAAGCAGGAGAGAgtctgcacgcacccaagcgtacaggattgttggcacaattttacactaacacagactgcagaagtggtttgtttatggggaaaaaacaccgaagggctttcttttaagtttataataaatgctgtagcccaatctactacggtttataccaccaccactaccaccactcgagcccagccaccagttatgcttaccccgaaaatttttgaagttggaccatatataatcaggaaaactggccaacaacagatattatttaatccggcatggtctcttaaacaagtcaaattgctgatgcaaaacaatgtctcagaaatacaaccagcttgttcaccctttttgcaaacctcttttcagggttggacaacctggctgcgacagtggaaccctcctaaaaaccGGGTGcaaagagacataactggtgtcGTGGGAACGGGACTGGGAATCCTAAATAGTATTGATTCAgaagtattaatgaataaattggcctCCACGACTAAAGATTTAACCAAAAtacagcagccactgcaatcgtccttatcggccttgggaacacatcagtggttgctatcaaacattctaccaaattgggaaaagataaatgtaaatGATAGCAAATTGAtaattgatgcacttaatgccacacaaagcaacgtttccttagctcttagctgtatccaggctcaattatggatgcagtcagttgctgcctcaattataagagaaggtgaagaaggcacttttcctactgaaattaggaaaatagtctgggacagtgccactgactttgaaagagatttccaatcctggtggaatttagtgaattttacctatgaccctaacacaaacacagccacagcatttgtgttgaccataagtaatgcctcggtgcatttgatattccctatcattgcactaggattaaatcatgacggagccactttctatccttctgaacatagagaatgggcccgtcaaattaatgacaaatggcaaactgtcaatttagagtcctgtactatccgagaacaactagggtttatctgtgaaggtaatgcaattatagctcaagatatctgtttagacacagaacaaaatatctgtcattttgacattcatcctaacgagacttctgaaacagtccttgtacaTACAGGCAATGGGTGTGCCTGCTTTGGAACcacttgtgatactgtgtttatagaaagtacagtagtagatactaaaaatcattcaaatttttgtgcttgcaactttactaaaattgcaggatgtgatttttcttttgtagctccagttaccttacatgaacttttagaatccaatctcacgttgattcacaagctattgcctactcccattgggatgaaccttactttggtaaagcaactattacttcatcaagatctaatagagatcctaggaaaaatcaaggagaatggacagaaaactctg tcctga
- the LOC128783033 gene encoding uncharacterized protein LOC128783033 isoform X1: MGNVKDLNLITIVMHNNQIYIRQEWKEYKTWQLQGVMGEKISIGCRMVNKTAYSKATSISVQIGQTDKQERVCTHPSVQDCWHNFTLTQTAEVVCLWGKNTEGLSFKFIINAVAQSTTVYTTTTTTTRAQPPVMLTPKIFEVGPYIIRKTGQQQILFNPAWSLKQVKLLMQNNVSEIQPACSPFLQTSFQGWTTWLRQWNPPKNRVQRDITGVVGTGLGILNSIDSEVLMNKLASTTKDLTKIQQPLQSSLSALGTHQWLLSNILPNWEKINVNDSKLIIDALNATQSNVSLALSCIQAQLWMQSVAASIIREGEEGTFPTEIRKIVWDSATDFERDFQSWWNLVNFTYDPNTNTATAFVLTISNASVHLIFPIIALGLNHDGATFYPSEHREWARQINDKWQTVNLESCTIREQLGFICEGNAIIAQDICLDTEQNICHFDIHPNETSETVLVHTGNGCACFGTTCDTVFIESTVVDTKNHSNFCACNFTKIAGCDFSFVAPVTLHELLESNLTLIHKLLPTPIGMNLTLVKQLLLHQDLIEILGKIKENGQKTLTPRRHHGTLLMKIFRGQSSVTGWCKSPSEAPHFPFCLPIATRKNPFPHCSSGLEQDTAQVQPLNRHAGCSEQGLARTWQGVGKDLAKT, from the exons ATGGGAAATGTAAAAGATTTAAACCTAATAACTATTGTCATGCATAATAATCAGATATACATCAGGCAAGAATGGAAAGAATACAAAACCTGGCAACTTCAAGGGGTAATGGGGGAGAAAATTAGCATAGGATGCCGAATGGTTAACAAAACTGCTTATAGTAAGGCAACCTCAATCAGTGTTCAAATAGGTCAAACAGACAAGCAGGAGAGAgtctgcacgcacccaagcgtacaggattgttggcacaattttacactaacacagactgcagaagtggtttgtttatggggaaaaaacaccgaagggctttcttttaagtttataataaatgctgtagcccaatctactacggtttataccaccaccactaccaccactcgagcccagccaccagttatgcttaccccgaaaatttttgaagttggaccatatataatcaggaaaactggccaacaacagatattatttaatccggcatggtctcttaaacaagtcaaattgctgatgcaaaacaatgtctcagaaatacaaccagcttgttcaccctttttgcaaacctcttttcagggttggacaacctggctgcgacagtggaaccctcctaaaaaccGGGTGcaaagagacataactggtgtcGTGGGAACGGGACTGGGAATCCTAAATAGTATTGATTCAgaagtattaatgaataaattggcctCCACGACTAAAGATTTAACCAAAAtacagcagccactgcaatcgtccttatcggccttgggaacacatcagtggttgctatcaaacattctaccaaattgggaaaagataaatgtaaatGATAGCAAATTGAtaattgatgcacttaatgccacacaaagcaacgtttccttagctcttagctgtatccaggctcaattatggatgcagtcagttgctgcctcaattataagagaaggtgaagaaggcacttttcctactgaaattaggaaaatagtctgggacagtgccactgactttgaaagagatttccaatcctggtggaatttagtgaattttacctatgaccctaacacaaacacagccacagcatttgtgttgaccataagtaatgcctcggtgcatttgatattccctatcattgcactaggattaaatcatgacggagccactttctatccttctgaacatagagaatgggcccgtcaaattaatgacaaatggcaaactgtcaatttagagtcctgtactatccgagaacaactagggtttatctgtgaaggtaatgcaattatagctcaagatatctgtttagacacagaacaaaatatctgtcattttgacattcatcctaacgagacttctgaaacagtccttgtacaTACAGGCAATGGGTGTGCCTGCTTTGGAACcacttgtgatactgtgtttatagaaagtacagtagtagatactaaaaatcattcaaatttttgtgcttgcaactttactaaaattgcaggatgtgatttttcttttgtagctccagttaccttacatgaacttttagaatccaatctcacgttgattcacaagctattgcctactcccattgggatgaaccttactttggtaaagcaactattacttcatcaagatctaatagagatcctaggaaaaatcaaggagaatggacagaaaactctg actccacgacgacaccatggaaccctgctgatgaagatctttcgagggcaatcgtcagtcacggggtggtgtaagagcccgtctgaagcccctcattttccattctgccttccgattgccacgagaaagaatcccttcccccactgcagttccggcttagaacaggacacagcgcaggtgcaaccactgaaccgtcacgctggctgttccgaacaagggctggcaagaacttggcaaggagttggcaaggacttggcaaagacctga